A single genomic interval of Electrophorus electricus isolate fEleEle1 chromosome 2, fEleEle1.pri, whole genome shotgun sequence harbors:
- the LOC113571804 gene encoding transcription factor 12-like isoform X1 translates to MFCAFSGPGSVSNSLMYHYGNGKAVHSPSPNTEELKRDSASYSTFKLPNTSFTSTFFDGTNSSTDPWSSSSGISPSGHGGMLGSSPSNQSQSGNYGNLPTHDCLNLLQSSAVSAASKRLPPMTYFHRGNGSASLFLSSPHTVAASTTDRSMGGQENLAADPHTGNALGKALASIYSPDHTSSSFPPSSSTPGRSLSPLAASTVSAGGSQWHRSAGQKAQPSNYENSLQSLIEDKLDRLDDAIHILRNHAVGGTNITLTNDMHNLLGQSQNGPITMRPNYPISGLVISGLPTDVSADAGEAAHLAIHPSAVPSASHRTNPEDSFRALAAGLFSDISPGSVKVEPTDGEQLGLRQAHPNHRPHSTCLSQPSSDGLHSDAESDTREPETPNADPASRNSSVHDDEELSPEQKAERERERRMANNARERLRVRDINEAFKELGRMVQLHLKSDKPQTKLLILHQAVAVILRLEQQVRERNLNPKAACLRRREEEKVSALTLDPQAMHTIIHSALPDQGNSLSGHH, encoded by the exons ATGTTTTGTGCATTCTCTGGCCCGGGGTCAGTCAGCAACTCACTCATGTATCACTATGGCAATGGAAAAGCG GTGCACTCTCCGTCTCCAAATACGGAGGAACTGAAAAGGGATTCTGCTTCCTACTCAACGTTCAAACTGCCTAACACAAGCTTCACAAGCACTTTTTTTG ATGGGACAAACAGCTCTACAGACCCCTGGAGCTCATCCAGTGGGATCAGCCCATCAGGTCATGGAGGCATGCTGGGATCTTCCCCTTCTAACCAATCACAGTCTGGGAACTATGGCAACCTGCCAACACATGACTGTCTG AACCTACTGCAAAGTTCAGCAGTATCTGCAGCCAGCAAGCGTCTCCCACCAATGACCTATTTCCATAGAGGCAATGGCAGCGCGTCACTTTTCTTGTCTTCACCCCACACTGTAGCAGCCAGCACAACTGACCGTTCCATGG GGGGTCAGGAGAACCTGGCTGCAGACCCTCACACGGGAAATGCTCTTGGAAAAGCCCTGGCTTCC ATTTATTCTCCTGATCACACGAGTAGCAGTTTTCCACCCAGTTCATCCACTCCAGGGAGATCTCTGTCACCTCTGGCTGCTTCTACAGTCTCAGCAG GAGGCAGCCAATGGCATCGATCTGCTGGACAGAAAGCACAGCCATCCAATTACGAGAACTCTCTGCAGTCATTG ATTGAGGATAAATTGGACAGACTGGATGATGCCATTCACATCCTACGAAACCATGCAGTAGGTGGGACAAATATTACCCTGACCAATGACATGCACAACCTACTTGGACAGTCACAAAATGGACCAATCACAATGAGGCCAAACTACCCCATCTCAGGACTGGTAATAAGTGGATTACCAACAGAT GTGTCAGCAGATGCAGGTGAGGCTGCACACTTGGCCATCCACCCCTCAGCTGTTCCTTCTGCTTCCCATCGGACTAATCCTGAAGACAGCTTCAGAG CACTGGCTGCAGGGCTGTTCTCTGACATCTCTCCAGGCTCGGTCAAAGTGGAGCCGACTGATGGAGAGCAGCTTGGACTTCGTCAGGCACACCCCAACCACCGCCCTCATTCCACCTGCCTGTCTCAGCCCTCCTCTGATGGTCTGCACTCTGATGCAGAGAGTGATACTCGAGAGCCTGAAACACCCAATGCTGACCCTGCTAGCAGGAACAG CAGCGTCCACGATGATGAGGAGCTGTCTCCGGAGCAGAAGGCTGAGCGAGAAAGGGAACGGCGGATGGCAAACAACGCGCGCGAGCGTCTGCGCGTGCGTGACATCAACGAGGCTTTCAAGGAGTTGGGTCGCATGGTGCAACTGCACCTGAAGAGCGACAAGCCCCAGACCAAACTGCTCATCCTGCACCAGGCCGTCGCCGTCATCCTGAGACTGGAGCAGCAGGTCCGCG AGCGTAATCTCAACCCTAAGGCTGCCTGcctgaggaggagagaggaggagaaggtgtcTGCCCTCACTCTGGATCCCCAGGCTATGCATACAATCATTCACTCAGCACTGCCTGACCAAGGCAACAGTCTCTCTGGGCATCACTGa
- the LOC113571804 gene encoding transcription factor 12-like isoform X2 gives MFCAFSGPGSVSNSLMYHYGNGKAVHSPSPNTEELKRDSASYSTFKLPNTSFTSTFFDGTNSSTDPWSSSSGISPSGHGGMLGSSPSNQSQSGNYGNLPTHDCLNLLQSSAVSAASKRLPPMTYFHRGNGSASLFLSSPHTVAASTTDRSMGGQENLAADPHTGNALGKALASIYSPDHTSSSFPPSSSTPGRSLSPLAASTVSAGGSQWHRSAGQKAQPSNYENSLQSLIEDKLDRLDDAIHILRNHAVGGTNITLTNDMHNLLGQSQNGPITMRPNYPISGLVISGLPTDVSADAGEAAHLAIHPSAVPSASHRTNPEDSFRGSVKVEPTDGEQLGLRQAHPNHRPHSTCLSQPSSDGLHSDAESDTREPETPNADPASRNSSVHDDEELSPEQKAERERERRMANNARERLRVRDINEAFKELGRMVQLHLKSDKPQTKLLILHQAVAVILRLEQQVRERNLNPKAACLRRREEEKVSALTLDPQAMHTIIHSALPDQGNSLSGHH, from the exons ATGTTTTGTGCATTCTCTGGCCCGGGGTCAGTCAGCAACTCACTCATGTATCACTATGGCAATGGAAAAGCG GTGCACTCTCCGTCTCCAAATACGGAGGAACTGAAAAGGGATTCTGCTTCCTACTCAACGTTCAAACTGCCTAACACAAGCTTCACAAGCACTTTTTTTG ATGGGACAAACAGCTCTACAGACCCCTGGAGCTCATCCAGTGGGATCAGCCCATCAGGTCATGGAGGCATGCTGGGATCTTCCCCTTCTAACCAATCACAGTCTGGGAACTATGGCAACCTGCCAACACATGACTGTCTG AACCTACTGCAAAGTTCAGCAGTATCTGCAGCCAGCAAGCGTCTCCCACCAATGACCTATTTCCATAGAGGCAATGGCAGCGCGTCACTTTTCTTGTCTTCACCCCACACTGTAGCAGCCAGCACAACTGACCGTTCCATGG GGGGTCAGGAGAACCTGGCTGCAGACCCTCACACGGGAAATGCTCTTGGAAAAGCCCTGGCTTCC ATTTATTCTCCTGATCACACGAGTAGCAGTTTTCCACCCAGTTCATCCACTCCAGGGAGATCTCTGTCACCTCTGGCTGCTTCTACAGTCTCAGCAG GAGGCAGCCAATGGCATCGATCTGCTGGACAGAAAGCACAGCCATCCAATTACGAGAACTCTCTGCAGTCATTG ATTGAGGATAAATTGGACAGACTGGATGATGCCATTCACATCCTACGAAACCATGCAGTAGGTGGGACAAATATTACCCTGACCAATGACATGCACAACCTACTTGGACAGTCACAAAATGGACCAATCACAATGAGGCCAAACTACCCCATCTCAGGACTGGTAATAAGTGGATTACCAACAGAT GTGTCAGCAGATGCAGGTGAGGCTGCACACTTGGCCATCCACCCCTCAGCTGTTCCTTCTGCTTCCCATCGGACTAATCCTGAAGACAGCTTCAGAG GCTCGGTCAAAGTGGAGCCGACTGATGGAGAGCAGCTTGGACTTCGTCAGGCACACCCCAACCACCGCCCTCATTCCACCTGCCTGTCTCAGCCCTCCTCTGATGGTCTGCACTCTGATGCAGAGAGTGATACTCGAGAGCCTGAAACACCCAATGCTGACCCTGCTAGCAGGAACAG CAGCGTCCACGATGATGAGGAGCTGTCTCCGGAGCAGAAGGCTGAGCGAGAAAGGGAACGGCGGATGGCAAACAACGCGCGCGAGCGTCTGCGCGTGCGTGACATCAACGAGGCTTTCAAGGAGTTGGGTCGCATGGTGCAACTGCACCTGAAGAGCGACAAGCCCCAGACCAAACTGCTCATCCTGCACCAGGCCGTCGCCGTCATCCTGAGACTGGAGCAGCAGGTCCGCG AGCGTAATCTCAACCCTAAGGCTGCCTGcctgaggaggagagaggaggagaaggtgtcTGCCCTCACTCTGGATCCCCAGGCTATGCATACAATCATTCACTCAGCACTGCCTGACCAAGGCAACAGTCTCTCTGGGCATCACTGa